In one window of Candidatus Bathyarchaeota archaeon DNA:
- a CDS encoding ferrous iron transporter B — protein MSNKIEITYDPRVEKALKEIGSLLHGDYQLSKRIISLLLLQNDTDIKDLVKSQEAERWDAIQDIINQTAALYNHSMNYVIAMTRRVEAKRIVREVTTYPESEVISRREHLSRLMMNPVTGLPIFVFVIYVMYQFVGNFGAQIVVDYLETSIFEEKINPFIITHFTRLLPWSIVSDLFVGDYGIFTLGVRYAIALILPIVGTYFIAFGIMEDSGYLPRMAMLIDRVFKSIGLNGRAVIPMVLGFGCDTMATIVTRTLETKRERVIATLLLSLAIPCSAQLGVIFAILAGAPNGLLIWGVVVFGLFLLVGFLSARLMPGEMPTFHMEIPPLRVPKFNNVAIKTLTRMEWYFREVFPMFIIASILIWLGQISGVFDLLVGILAYPVSWIGLPREVAVIFLFGFFRRDYGAAGLFDLHQEGLLANPQLIIAAVTLTLFLPCIAQIAVNIKERGSRMAAYITLFVFPFAFLVGYLLKIAFMIAGVPM, from the coding sequence ATGTCCAATAAGATTGAAATAACATATGATCCTAGGGTTGAAAAGGCCCTAAAGGAGATCGGCTCGCTCCTCCACGGCGATTACCAGCTGTCAAAACGTATAATTTCCCTACTCCTGCTCCAGAATGACACAGATATCAAGGATCTAGTCAAATCACAGGAGGCTGAGCGTTGGGATGCAATCCAGGACATCATCAATCAGACTGCTGCCCTATATAATCACTCTATGAACTACGTCATCGCCATGACGAGGCGAGTGGAGGCGAAAAGGATCGTCCGGGAGGTAACTACATACCCTGAAAGTGAGGTAATCTCTCGTCGTGAGCACCTCAGCAGGTTAATGATGAACCCGGTGACGGGTCTTCCCATCTTTGTTTTTGTGATCTACGTAATGTATCAGTTCGTTGGTAACTTTGGAGCCCAGATCGTAGTGGACTATCTCGAAACATCAATCTTCGAGGAAAAGATCAACCCCTTCATCATCACTCATTTTACGCGACTGCTTCCATGGTCTATCGTCAGCGACCTCTTTGTAGGGGATTATGGGATATTCACCCTAGGAGTCAGGTATGCCATTGCCCTTATCTTGCCCATTGTGGGGACTTATTTCATAGCGTTTGGAATCATGGAGGATTCAGGATACCTCCCCCGAATGGCGATGCTCATCGACAGGGTTTTCAAGAGCATTGGGCTCAACGGCAGGGCCGTGATCCCCATGGTATTAGGCTTTGGCTGCGACACTATGGCCACCATCGTTACTCGGACCTTGGAGACAAAGAGGGAGAGGGTTATAGCCACACTTTTGTTGTCATTGGCGATCCCATGCTCAGCCCAGCTCGGAGTGATCTTCGCGATCCTCGCCGGAGCTCCCAACGGGTTGTTGATCTGGGGGGTAGTGGTTTTCGGGCTATTTCTGCTAGTGGGCTTCCTCTCTGCTAGGTTAATGCCCGGGGAGATGCCTACGTTCCACATGGAGATTCCTCCTTTAAGAGTACCCAAGTTTAACAACGTCGCGATCAAGACATTAACCCGAATGGAGTGGTATTTTCGGGAGGTCTTCCCGATGTTCATTATCGCGAGCATTCTAATCTGGCTGGGACAGATTAGCGGCGTCTTTGACCTGCTGGTTGGGATCCTTGCGTACCCCGTGAGCTGGATCGGTCTGCCCCGAGAAGTCGCAGTGATTTTCCTCTTCGGGTTCTTCCGGAGGGATTATGGGGCGGCTGGGCTCTTCGACCTACATCAGGAGGGACTCCTCGCTAATCCCCAGCTCATTATCGCGGCGGTGACCCTTACCCTCTTCCTCCCGTGTATTGCCCAGATCGCGGTAAACATAAAGGAACGGGGCTCAAGGATGGCTGCCTATATTACACTGTTCGTCTTTCCCTTCGCATTCCTCGTTGGCTATCTCCTCAAAATAGCTTTCATGATCGCGGGGGTGCCTATGTAA
- a CDS encoding metal-dependent transcriptional regulator, whose protein sequence is MELSENAEEILERLWTDNANEAEARTSLQDPEIELNGLGLKELRDEALIDVKGETVSLTPKGLREARKVVRRHRLAERLLMDVINTEPGAAHDAACRFEHVLRSGIEENVCILLGHPKVCPHGNPIPPGKCCKEGLDEANRVVYPLSEMDIGQGGRIGYIHTHGEGSIQKLMAMGVLPGFDVSLIQRYPSFVFKVGQTQIAVDEKIASEIFVLVSS, encoded by the coding sequence ATGGAATTAAGTGAGAACGCAGAAGAGATACTTGAGAGGCTTTGGACGGACAACGCAAACGAAGCGGAAGCTCGTACAAGCCTCCAAGACCCAGAAATTGAATTAAACGGCCTTGGGCTGAAGGAGCTCCGAGACGAGGCTCTGATCGACGTCAAGGGAGAAACTGTTTCACTGACTCCCAAAGGCCTACGAGAGGCGAGGAAAGTGGTAAGGCGGCATAGGTTAGCAGAGAGGCTGCTCATGGATGTTATCAACACGGAGCCCGGCGCGGCGCACGACGCCGCATGTAGATTCGAGCATGTCCTCCGGAGCGGTATCGAGGAGAACGTCTGCATCCTTCTTGGACATCCAAAGGTCTGTCCCCACGGTAACCCTATCCCCCCTGGTAAGTGCTGCAAGGAGGGACTTGACGAGGCTAACCGTGTGGTCTACCCGCTTTCGGAGATGGACATAGGACAGGGAGGGCGGATAGGGTATATCCACACCCACGGTGAAGGAAGTATTCAGAAGCTCATGGCAATGGGGGTTCTCCCTGGGTTCGACGTCTCACTGATTCAGAGATACCCCTCCTTCGTCTTCAAGGTTGGGCAGACTCAGATAGCGGTGGATGAAAAGATTGCAAGCGAAATATTCGTTCTAGTCTCCAGTTGA
- a CDS encoding metal-dependent transcriptional regulator: protein MALGSDSIEEYLEAIFFFNNNGKLARNTELAKRLMVAPPSVTQMVKKLADRGFVIYVPYKGAVLTGRGMARAQKIVRKHRLLERFFYDYLRMNKDKVHDEACMMEHALSDEAAYALCNALDNPQTCPDDGNPIPRCTLNASNCDECAIISERGEARPFTELSHLQTGERGIVIPVDDGSILLKELGLFKGDEIEIIKAEAFNGPLKVKVGNETTSIEREIAAKVYVEVLDGERSLVETNFYGSHH from the coding sequence ATGGCCCTGGGTAGTGATAGCATCGAGGAATACCTTGAGGCGATCTTTTTCTTTAACAACAATGGGAAGCTTGCTAGGAACACCGAGCTGGCCAAGAGGCTCATGGTAGCTCCCCCCAGCGTTACTCAAATGGTCAAGAAGCTTGCGGACCGGGGCTTTGTCATCTACGTGCCTTACAAAGGTGCGGTGCTCACCGGGCGAGGGATGGCTAGGGCACAGAAAATTGTCCGGAAACACCGGCTTTTGGAGCGGTTCTTTTATGATTACTTGAGGATGAACAAGGATAAGGTCCACGATGAAGCCTGCATGATGGAGCACGCCCTCTCTGACGAGGCTGCGTACGCGCTCTGCAACGCCCTAGACAACCCCCAGACGTGTCCAGATGACGGGAATCCAATACCCCGGTGCACCTTGAACGCATCCAACTGCGACGAGTGCGCCATTATCAGCGAGAGGGGCGAGGCTAGACCTTTCACAGAATTGTCCCACCTTCAGACTGGTGAGAGAGGGATCGTGATCCCGGTTGATGATGGAAGCATCCTCCTAAAGGAGTTGGGTCTTTTCAAGGGAGACGAGATCGAGATCATAAAAGCTGAGGCCTTTAATGGCCCTCTGAAAGTAAAGGTGGGCAATGAAACCACCAGCATTGAACGAGAGATTGCCGCGAAAGTCTACGTGGAGGTATTGGACGGAGAAAGGAGTCTTGTTGAGACTAATTTCTACGGCTCACATCACTGA